Genomic window (Allostreptomyces psammosilenae):
GGTCGCGGACGGAGGTGACGCGATCGGTCACTGTTTGAAGTTGTTGGATTGTGTTGACAAGCGATCGAAAAATCCCAATGCTGGTAACCGCCGGGGCCGCCCCGGTGGGTGTCTCGGTGGCCGCGGCACCTGTTCGGTTCGACACCCACGGCCCGCCGCCCGGGCGCGACCAGCCGCCCGGCCGGGGCGTGGGGAGATGAGGAGAGGCTTCAGTTGAGCACCATGGCGGGCGGCACCTCCGCCCCCGGCACGCCGGTCGACTCCGACCCGGCGGTGCTGCGCACCCGGGCGGAACTGGCCGACGGGCGGGACATCTTCTACTACGACCGCGTGCCGGCCGCCACCGCGCAGGGCCCGAAGCGCGGCCTGCCGGACCCCCGGCCGCTGCCCCGCACCGACAGCCGTTCGGAACTGCGCCACGACCCCATGCTGGACGAGTGGGTGATCGTCGCCTCGCACCGGCAGAACCGCACCTACCTCCCGCCCGCGGACGAGTGCCCGCTGTGTCCCTCCCAGCAGGGCCGGCACAGCGAGATCCCGGACCCGGACTACGAGGTGGCGGTCTTCCAGAACCAGTTCCCCTCGCTCTCCGGCGGGCCCGAGGGCGCCCGCGCCGCCGAGCCCCTCCCGGAGCACCCGGGGCTGTTCGAACGGGCGCCCGGCGTCGGCCGCTGCGAGGTCGTCTGCTTCACCTCCGACCACGACAGCTCGTTCGCCGACCTGAGCGAGAGCCAGGCCGCCACCGTGCTGGCCGCCTGGACCGACCGCACCGCCGACCTCCAGGCCCGCGCGGACGTCGCCCAGGTCTTCTGCTTCGAGAACCGCGGCCGCGAGATCGGCGTGACGCTCGCCCACCCGCACGGCCAGATCTACGCCTACCCCTACACCACCCCGCGCACCGCCCGGGTGCTGCGCTCGCTGCGCGCCCACCGCGAGCGCACCGGCGGCAACCTCTTCGACGACGTGCTCGCCGCCGAGCGGGCCGACGGTGCGCGGATCGTGCTGGCCG
Coding sequences:
- the galT gene encoding galactose-1-phosphate uridylyltransferase; the encoded protein is MLRTRAELADGRDIFYYDRVPAATAQGPKRGLPDPRPLPRTDSRSELRHDPMLDEWVIVASHRQNRTYLPPADECPLCPSQQGRHSEIPDPDYEVAVFQNQFPSLSGGPEGARAAEPLPEHPGLFERAPGVGRCEVVCFTSDHDSSFADLSESQAATVLAAWTDRTADLQARADVAQVFCFENRGREIGVTLAHPHGQIYAYPYTTPRTARVLRSLRAHRERTGGNLFDDVLAAERADGARIVLAGEHWTAFVPAAAHWPYEVHLYPNRRVPDLTALNAAERAEFPGLYLDLLRRFDRLFATPAPYIAGWHQAPTDMPDRAEYALHLELFTIRRADDKLKFLAGSESGMGAFANDIAPEGAAERLRQAGV